In Lytechinus variegatus isolate NC3 chromosome 18, Lvar_3.0, whole genome shotgun sequence, a single genomic region encodes these proteins:
- the LOC121431757 gene encoding UPF0728 protein C10orf53 homolog: MPENAIVTLRYGPYRSCGVVAHRTQRLEGLRALLEADGHTVEFEEIDDWDFVELIVNGEKIYQCNIKDLDFGGDGKLDDLCKSALTAVKEASKH, from the exons ATGCCTGAAAATGCTATTGTGACCCTTAGGTATGGACCATATCGATCCTGTGGTGTTGTAGCTCACAGAACACAGCGATTGGAGGGTTTACGAG CCCTACTGGAGGCAGATGGACACACTGTAGAGTTTGAAGAGATTGATGACTGGGATTTCGTGGAGCTCATCGTTAATGGAGAAAAAATTTACCAGTGTAATATCAAGGATCTGGATTTTG GAGGAGATGGAAAGTTGGATGATCTCTGCAAGAGTGCCCTGACAGCAGTGAAGGAAGCTTCTAAACATTAG